TTacgtattttcatttttataagataaaatgatagattagagaaaatagatttttattatatttataaacgtatcACGACAATGATAttcttgtaataataaaatattggatataatcgtacaaaaattataatgaaaaataataataataaaaaaaaaaaaaaaaaaaaaaaaaaaaaaaacaaaggaaagataaagaacatcgttcgtttcttccaCATTCCATTTATCTCATTACAAAATCTATAATTATGTGCAAACATAACATAGATTTGATAATACGTCTGGGTTGTGTCTGATTTAAATTGAGACGACACGATATATGTCTTgcattaaattaatgaaaattttattacacgaTTTGCACGTTACTGTTTTAAAGATGACGCAGAAATTGAACATAGTAATATATCCATTCGTAATGTATCTTTGGTCAGGAACCTTCGTATCTAACGTATGATCTtaaaaaatttagataaataatttcgttgaAATATCTATCTGATATGATATGAtgttatataatgattttattactattattattattatttaatttttcataatattagaatattgAGTTAATTATATGGGAAAATTTCGatcaatcatattttatatcggCAGCACATCGATCTCTTTGTTATTAGAGTATTAAGTTTCTATTCCAtagatcgataaaatcgatcgaggcGATCGAGTTAATGGTTtttaagacaaaaaaaattaaaaaaaaaaaaaaaaaaaaaaaaaaaaaaaaaaaaaagaaaaatcaacgaagaaaataatttcacgatATTGTGCATTAAAATTGTAAGAATTCTGgggataagaaaataatacaagcTGCAGATAACTCTCGATTCAATGCGCGCATGAAACGAGTTGAACAACAGCGTGAGTCatgcagaaagaaagagagagagagagagagagagagagagagagagagagagagaaagaaagagaaaaaaagggagggaggatGGACTAGAGTAGATGGGATGAACAACGAGGGGTGGGGATAAGCTGGTACGTAAATGTTCACAAGAAGACCACAGAATAGCGGTAACGATCGTTCAGTTGAATTTCTATCGTCGTGTTTGATACGTCTTATTGCGCGTCTTCGGCAACCCGGAATAACCTGTTGAACGCAGTTTCTTATTCGCGTAAACACTTCCAGTGAAGTGATTTATTCTTGTTGCTTGAATttgaaaaggggaaaaaagaaaggggaaaaaaaaaaaagagagaaagaaaagaaaagaaaagaaaagaaaagaaaagaaaagaaaaaagaaaaaggaaagaagaaaaattacaagatGGGTTGCGGTTTgggattaataaaatatcttctctttatatttaactTCATATTCTcggtacgtatatatatctttcgaaatgtattcttaaataaaataaatataaggtTAGGTATGTATTTAacgtattatgtataatatggaTTTAATAGAAATGGATTGTATTTTACAATCTCTACGGCATAGAAATTTTTACTGGTTATGAACATATACGGAGATTATCTATAACAAAACGTAGTATATCTAATCGAacagaaagtaaagaaatacaTTGATAACAAGATATAACGTTGTAACTTAACtacgttaaaaatattcttttttttttctttctttttttttctttttttctttttttttttttttttctaattagaaTAGACTTTCATATCGTAATTCTCCGGTTCAAACTTTACAAATCGAatcgatcaaatatttattatagattttttctttctcaaatatttattatacactttttatcaaatatttattatagactTTTAAACAGTTCATACTTTTTAACGTTTCAACTTAATGCGAATTTGTTCTCATGATTTTAAaacaacgtaataataataattataataataataataataataataataataataatatatatatatatatatatatatatatatatatatatatatatatggtattaaaaaattaacgcGAATTCAATGTTGTTACGTGTCATActcttatctttatctattcttttccGTTGCTTTATAAAGTTGAATAGAACAAAAATAGTTTTACATGTAGTTAGTTACTAACATCGCGATGAATTGTCACGAAAGGAAGTttgaaatgaaagataattagataataatttgcGTAGGCTTTAAGAAACGTAGATAACAAcatgaagaataaaatgattgttatcaaacgaataatttttgaaCTTTCCtgtctccccccctctctctctctctctctctctccccacccctcaatgaaaattaaaattcttacatttaaaggattaaatttctctctctatatgtgtaaaataatatatataatttatgaaatagaaaagaaataaatctatttatatctctatataaaaaaagaaaaaaagaaaaaaaagagaaaaaaaaaagaaaaaagaaaaggaaaggaaaaaaaatgtatgactTCATCGTTTCCTATTCTCTACGAGATTTGTTATTAAACGTACGAACTCGAGTAGCCTTCCTGGTTTGCTGGAAATCAGAATTGttatagaaatgaatttcgaagaaatatgatatcatcaatttcctttctctttgatatttttgtaCCATGTTATCGCCTCTCCTACAGAAGATAAGTATTTACGTATGACGCTTTATAACGACTTGACTTTTATTGCTATCAGCAATGCTTACaacatgaaaattaaaaatatacatatatatatatatatacatatatacatatatatatatatatatatatatatatatatatatatttttaatttttatgtatatatgtatatttttaattttcatgttGTAAGCATTGCTGATAGCAATAAAagtcaagtatatatatatatatatatatataagtatatatatatatatgttttaatcatttattgatttatacatACGATCTatgatatacgatataaaCATCTTAACactaatcattaattataaacgaatatatatatgtatgtatatacatattatttatactatttatactaactataatattaaagtgTGTTGATTGGATATTGTCGGATCGTTACGTGATTTCGGATCGTTACGTGATTTTTTCCAAAGTCGTCATCGTTTTATAAAACTTAAATATGTTCGAGATGCATATACCGCGAACGATCGACTATGGGCTTAGAAATACCGAAGAAACActtctattaaatttcaagGACAAATAAGTCACCCTTGCGTTCATACACCTGCGATAATCTCGACGTAAATTATTCCACACGAGATACATGTAGGTTAGAACGTTAGTACAATATGATTGCGTGAAAAGTTTCCAACGATGtcgccttttctttttttttcttgtttgtttttattttttttattcttttttatttttttatttttttttattttttttttttttttttgataattcaaTGCGGCAATATATCACAAAACAACTTTGCAATTTTATCGCAATGGATAGGTTTCTATCGATTTATTGGAAAACGTTGTTGTATTGATGTtgctttgtttatttatttatttttttttgtttttttatatctttgacATTAGATCCTTTCAACAAATTCGTTCATTCTAAAAATCGTAAATTTccaaaataaaatcgtttacattgaatttttgagcaatttttattaattttatgatatctttttaattgcaaaaacaatttcctttattttaattatcaataatcaaTAGAAACCTGTAATCGTATATAGTcgtattgattattaatatttttaatgtttcaatttttttatattgtaattatttttctaccttGTTCTCGGCCAattacttaattttatttgttccaCTTTGGACGTCTCACGTGTATTCACGTAAATATGTACTATGAAAACAATACCATTTtccacttatttatttttattaattaaatgtaacgTAACGTCAGAGGTGACTCAAGAGttctagaaaaaaatttagcGTTATCACGTAAGCCAGGTGACCTCATAattcaggaaaaaaaaaaaatcaatatttgatgtcgaattttgaatttattaatcaatgatttttcGTCTGACGTCTAtctctaatatattattttattttgtaacagttaaataataatatcgataaatcgaatatttattattttttctatattaaattgatttatttatacacacaagtttttcttatatttatttttataatttttattatatttattatatatatatatatatatatatatatatatatataataaatataataaaaatatatatatatatatacctgaatttatttcataaattgaaagaataaCATTTGTTGTTTCAGTTATGCGGCCTAGCTATTCTTGTAGTCGGTATTCTCATGCAAATAAACTTTAATCATTACAAAGAAgctattgaaaataatgtgaCTGTCCCTTCGTTGACATTCATCGTCGTTGGTAGCATCATTTTTGTCATCGCATTCTTCGGATGTTGCGGTGCGATACGTGAGAGCCATTGCATGACGATAACTGTGAgtatttactttgtttttctccATATTTTAGAACAAATATATCTTAACGGATTTTAATAAGACgtgataaatattgttttcagTTTGCATCATTCCTGTTAACGATATTTATAGTACAAGTTGCTATAGCAATATATGCGTTCGTAGTCTTCAGGGAATCTAATATCAATGTTAAGACTACCTACACGGAAGTATTCAAACATTATTGGGATTCTCCTACGCAACAAGAGATTGTAGACATTGTTCAGAGTAATGTAAGTATAATACTCATTTAATCGTATACATacttaacattttaattatgtatacgAACTTGTACATATTAGGctgacatatatttttttttatctttctataaatatctatttgttattattgaaacataactaattgttacatatatacatattatgatttccattatatttacttacaaGTATAatcctcttttttctgttctttcgaaaattgtaaaatttatcttaatttattttaatttttctttctagttGGAATGTTGTGGCATCAATTCGCCCAATGACTTCAATTATTTCAGTAATAAGACTATACCTTGGAGTTGCTGCAATGAGTCGAAATTTTCACAGTGTGAAATAACCAAGAGTTACCAATCCGGATGTGCCTCTGAGTTGAAAAATTTCCTAGTCAATGCTGGAAAAATATTGGGAGGTATTGCTATTGGTATAGCTGCAGTGGAGGTAAGTTATTGATTATcaatcttttcgttcttttttcttttcctttttttttttttttttcattttattcttcgacaaatttgtaaatcattttttagtATATACCTTTGAAAccttattgattttttattttttttgtttccagTTGATCGGTATTATATTCGCACTGTGTTTGGCACAGTCTATAAAGAATTATGAAAGAAGAGGTTACAGAGTATAAGAGTGTCGACTATCTAAGAGTATTATATCCCTGTTTagtgtttttccttttttttttctatgtcataaacaaattaacgataaaattatctaTGGTGATAATCTTTCCTTTCAATGAATCGAAGTACGAGCAAATTTTGATATTCTTAATTTTACAAGTTTATAGAATTTAAAGAGAATTATGAAACTGGAAGTAcatctgttttgttttttcttttatttttcttttttccttcttttttgttgcttGAAAAATAgttctttcataataatatttatttatattaaaatagtatTTTGTTGCTTGGAAAATAGTATTTTCactttagaaaaaagaatttgacaAGGACAAATTGCgttaaaagaaagtaaagtatGTAAGTCGATAAACGATATCTGTGGACTTTTGTAATGTGAAGGATAGAGACACGTAACGTacctaattttatataaaagccaattaattcataagaaatgtttattatcgttattccttCGTTAACGGACAgcggaaatagaaatatatgtatatttacgtataatataaaaaaatttatatagagaTTTAGTATTATCTTATTCTACAATGAACATTTGATCTATGATTTGTTGAGCAAACTATACTGTAcgcacaaaaataaaaaaataaaaataatctttcatcGGAATTTTCCTGttgaactttctctctctctttcctttttttattttttttttttatttttttatttttttattttttttttttttaagcatagttaaggaaaaaatatgCACTCAAATTAGTAAATCGTATATCATGTTCTTATATTGtcataatttattaagattaaGGGAGGATAACTTACATCCGTTGTACTATAATACATTACTATTTACAACGTAAAATCGGGCTTGCGTTCATTGCCTCCCTCGCTtcacactttttctctctttctctctctctctctctctctctctctctttctctctctctctctctttctctctctctctttctctctcaacaCGCACACACAGATACGCGCATGCGCATATATTCTAtttcacctctctctctctctctctctctctcactctcactctcactctcattccTACCTTCTCTCCGTAATGACAGTAACGGACAGAGTTTACAAATATCTTACAACTATATCCGAAAAATGATTACTTCTCTAGACTGCAGGACAAAAGTTCTctcacgttttcttttttttttcttcttttttttcttttttttttttttcattttttttttgttgttgttttccCTTACATTGTTGCGCATACCGGACTATGAAAAATGTGGATTTTTAGTTTTGCGCGCAAcgacgatatacatacatacatatttatcttcCGTCTATAGCATTAACAACTCAAATGTCATAAGTTATATCTTCGTCCTAAATCTGTTAAATAGTTAGTTGTGACGGCGAGCATATATCGTGTTTCTTACTTTTCgtggaataatattttttacacaaTCGAAAAAAATCGTTAGCCTGAATATTTTCAGACGACAGCCTCGATCACCGccattatgtatatacatgagaAAGTTTAatctaattctttatttaaatttttctcccAAGGTCGAGTAATTGTTGAAACGAATCTCTATCATTAGCGTTTTTATTTGGATccaattaaagagaaagaaaagacaaaaacttTATAGCCATGcagtcttcttcttctttcactttattttttttttttttgccttttttttgtcatttgttttatccttttttttttgtctttttttttttctttagttttatttcgtttcgttttctctttttctcccatttATTCAAAATACCAAGTGACGTTCGTATTCGATGTATCTACGTGTAAAATATCTTGATTTTCTATGGActcgttaatttaattatgtcgTACGtactaacaatattatttcctAGTAATTTGACCAAATGCTTGACTTTATTAatagtttctcttctttctctttctctctctctctctttctctctctctctctctctctctctctctctctctttccaatgATCTATAAGCGTTCTTATAGCTTCGTTCTTTCCGTATTTTATAAAGACACAATCTTTATTCAACTACATCTAATCTCTGATAATCCGGGAACAAAGTACTAATCCCACTAATTCTGTGAAATCTATTCTTATGTTACATAACGTTCGGAAACAAACTGTAcagattttatcttttcgcaATCTCTCGTTTAAGAGATCGAGCGATAAAGAACCGAACGTGTTCTGATGATCGATCGTAAAACGAGGGGATATATAGCGACAAAAACGCGTCCAATTCTGGTTCAAATTTTCCAGAGAAGATTGACGAATTAAAAGAGTAAAgactattcttcttcttcctttttttttttttttttttttttttaccgtatAGAAAGATAAGGACGCTGCAAGATGGGttcttgattatttatttattaatttttttctatttttctatttttctatttttctttttctttttcttttttttctttttttgttcttttttttttttctttttttctttttttgttatttcatcaCAATCGTAATACATCGCCGAACGTGTtctcataataaatatgatcgaCGTATAGAATGGACTGCTGtttttctatcgttaaaaTTGTGAAACTTTAAAAGACAAAGAGTCATACTGATTGTCTTTGTCcaatagaatataattgaCCAATGAGTTCTTTACGTTAAAATGGATGTCAATGGTATctggtatatatttttaaagcaAAAGTTCTATATATGAGTTGTTCATTATCGTTTGTCTAAcgtttgttttaaatattaaatatataaataaacaataattatatatatataaaatatataaatatattttagatgTTGATGTTTCATTGAAagatttcgaaaaagaaaaaataagaagaagaagaagaagaagaaaagaaaatagataaaagataaagaaaatgaatattttatttaccttttttttatgattatatgtACGGTCTTGAAATGGTtctactatatttatatacttcgatggtataataattgattttaacatCGTTATATAATCTAAGAAATGAGCAACTCTTCGTGGCcatatttaagaaaagaagaagaagaagaagaagaagaagaagaagaagaagaagaagaagaagaagaagaagaagaagaagaagaagaagaagaagaagattgatATGAAGAGGACACGCGCAGTTAATTTTATATGTCGATCATTAGAGATGTTTTccttaaagagaaaaaaagaaatgttctcTACCACACAACAACAGTGCTCCTCTAATGGTTCTCTTACGAGCAGCAGTCCGTAGTAGTAACTCGCGTTCGTAAATCGTATCGTAGGTATGTATTTCAAATCGAACTTTGTAAATCGTTTGAACGATTTGTAGGTACTTACTTGGAACGGCGACTACAATTACAAGGActcgttttcttattatcgatagaaactttgattttcgttttcttattcCTATTGATTatcgtacacacatatacgtatcgTTGGAAATTTCTACTTTCGTcgcttgaattattttatttctcaaagAGAAATCCATCAAGTATGCCGACTTAGTTggcgttaataataataccagcGACGTAGTTTAAACCTATCGGGAGATATCCTACCGTATTTCCTTATCAACGCGTTTTCTAAACGCTTCTAATAGGTACGTTTATACGTGTATTATTTCacatatattgattttttctttttcgttttctttctttttttttttcttctcttcattttttttccccctaatatccttttttcttttttatcctttcgcTCGTTCCTCCCGCCACCATTACCTTTTTCCACCCTCTTTTTGCGAACGAAAAGGAATTATTCGTACGCAGGTGGACGCGACGATTCcagttacatacatatatatgtaaatgatgACGAGGGAATTAGTTCGGATAACTTTTTACAACAAATAAAACACAGAAATcgtgtttcgttttgttttttgtctcTTAAAAAAAGAGCGCGGAACCAATTCGAAAGgatatacgtaagtacattcatacatacatacatgcatacatacatacgtacatacatacatgcatacacacatcatgcatacatacattcatacatacatacgtacgtatatacgtacatacataaattcatacatacatacataatacatacacagatacataATACACATCATACGTAGGTTGGTCCtatcgttcttttcctttcattcttctctgTATCCCAGCAACTTGTTGGACTAGGCACGATGCGAGGCGCGCaagttttaaatgaaaatctgATAAAATTATGCGACacctctctcgttttttcgcGTCATAAAGCGTATAGAAAAGTGGAAAAATCGTATCTGTTTCTAAAGTGAATGTTGTTGTTCGGTAGGTCGTGTCATATCGTCGATTTCAAGAGGATtcgtaatagtagtagtagtagtagtagtagtagtagtagtagtagtagcggtagttgtcatcgttgtcgtcatcctcgtcatcgtcatcgtcattgtcattgtcatcgACGTAGCTGTCATTGTCGTCTGGGTACTCGAGGTGAGGATTTTGTTGTGATCCTGTTCGATGGCATCCATTTTGTTGTCGGAACCGTGCTCGGAAGCGACGTCCGAGCAGGCCGAGGACGACGGGACCATCTCGTCGAGAAAATCAAAGGACGCCACGGCCTCGCGCTCCTTTTCGCCATACCTCACGAAAAAGTCCTCCCCGCGGTCGATTATGGACGGCCTCGAAGTTCCCCAAGTGGAAGGTCTTAGGACGCGTTGTGCCTGTGCCGCTGATGCTGAGAAACCAAGCGCAGCGGGTCAACATGCCTCAGACACTTCACTCTTCGGCTCTCTTTtcgcgttttctctctctctctctctctctctctctctctcgcgcgcgcgcgttctctctctctctctctctctccctcgctctctttctctcttcctatacCGGCTCTAGCGGAACACAGAGTAGCTCGGCTTagcactctctttcttttttcttttcatttttttgctttatttttttattcgttttgcATATTACCTCtcctttcccctctctttttagtttcttttttttactattctttttatccttttctctcaccCTTCTTCGCGCgtcccttttatcttttctttttttcttttttttttcttttttctttatttttttttttttttttttttttatatttatttttaattctttttttcttcgattacaTCCCACGTTACGcttaataatttctcttttacgatTTCGTTTATATAGAGTTCATTAATCTCGTTAACGTTTAGAACGATTCGACTTGTATCATTTTACAATACGTGTAGTTATATTATCACCTAAGGATATGACGATAAGTTTAATTAAGTTTATCCATCGTAAGAGAGAAATTAGATTATATCGCTTATGATCCTTGACGCAATTCCAAaactaaaaatattgttacgGTATATTTCGATAGTTTTCAAAGCCGAATGATttgtttgtaattattaatcgatgataaatgaaagtacgaattgtttttttaatatataacgaacgatcgatgtatgatatgtataaataacgataaaaatgtattattaaaatctacACACATTATGgagaacatttataaatagatattaatgattatgacattttatcctttatgtttattattctaatgagatcattttatgaaatattcggACAAATCCTTTTGGAAGAATAAGTGCAATCAGTTTAGATTGGATTAGTGTCGTtcgttaataatgaatatacgtatagttattatatttattattatttctatgaaaatgtaaaaaaaacaattggatgtatttatataggaaaaatttggaaagaaaatttggaaAGAATTGTGGAATTGCGTAAAGGTTAATCTCTTTCGCGTATGTATCTTTCTCGTTACGCTCGTCTTCTGGTTAATAAGTATGTTAGTAAGAGCCAATGAGAGGTAagactattttatatatcgtacaaTTCCGTATAGTTCCGTACGCTGGATCGAATAAAAGTTGCCACGATGAAACATATTCCTTTCCGACTGGTAAGACGATTATAGAAATTGTTCGTCACTAAGCCGAACTACGTAGCTTTTCTTGTGACAATCAAAGCACACCGCGTAGGAGCTACCATCTGAACagaaaatatggaaaaaaaagctATGTACAGCGAGAGCTACTAGCGATTGTGTTAATTCGTGTATGCGGaccgtatacatatacatatatatatatataagaatgtgTGACCATTTGTAaaagcttttttttatttttattgtttttatttatttatccttttgcAAATGATATCAAACGGAGAAGACAAACGGATCGATGTTAACGTATTGTTGCTCGATaatgaacaaatttatatttttcccaATGAAAACCATCTTGAAAGGTTGATTTGTGAAGAGGATGAATATACATTTTGTACATGTacgttttgttattaataaataaataaacgaatgatatattttatatatttggacaatcgcgttcgttcgttctaagaatattaattgaatt
This Vespa velutina chromosome 10, iVesVel2.1, whole genome shotgun sequence DNA region includes the following protein-coding sequences:
- the LOC124952092 gene encoding 23 kDa integral membrane protein-like; translation: MGCGLGLIKYLLFIFNFIFSLCGLAILVVGILMQINFNHYKEAIENNVTVPSLTFIVVGSIIFVIAFFGCCGAIRESHCMTITFASFLLTIFIVQVAIAIYAFVVFRESNINVKTTYTEVFKHYWDSPTQQEIVDIVQSNLECCGINSPNDFNYFSNKTIPWSCCNESKFSQCEITKSYQSGCASELKNFLVNAGKILGGIAIGIAAVELIGIIFALCLAQSIKNYERRGYRV